Proteins from a genomic interval of Acetobacterium woodii DSM 1030:
- a CDS encoding pyridoxamine 5'-phosphate oxidase family protein, with translation MNKQEMLTLMSANPAFYLATVDGDQLRVRGMLLYKADENGLIFHSGTMKEVYTQIQKNPKVECCFNDFKTGRQLRVRGQLEIVNDNALKDEIASHPSRAFLKPWKESGELSDFYETFAVFKMTDGVGVTWTMDTNFEPNVDVAL, from the coding sequence ATGAACAAGCAGGAAATGTTAACATTAATGAGTGCGAACCCGGCGTTTTATCTGGCTACCGTGGATGGCGATCAACTCCGGGTTCGGGGGATGTTGCTCTATAAGGCCGATGAAAACGGGCTAATCTTTCATTCTGGAACCATGAAAGAAGTTTACACCCAAATTCAAAAGAATCCCAAGGTGGAATGTTGTTTCAATGATTTTAAGACCGGGCGGCAGTTGCGGGTTCGGGGCCAACTTGAAATCGTCAATGACAATGCCCTTAAAGACGAAATCGCCAGCCATCCCAGCCGGGCTTTTCTAAAACCCTGGAAGGAAAGCGGCGAATTGTCAGACTTCTACGAAACCTTTGCGGTCTTCAAAATGACCGATGGCGTCGGGGTAACCTGGACGATGGATACCAATTTTGAACCAAATGTGGATGTAGCATTATAA
- a CDS encoding helix-turn-helix domain-containing protein, whose amino-acid sequence MTDIRRFIDACDHPETATLPYRNALAELITHGLLRGLYPGDDLGQPTATKLDMAAIIDYMEDHFSDKLTVAVLARKMGLSPSQFSRRFKQETGSAPMDFFLALRIKKAQKLLHSGSKNMTEIAQDCGFGSTAHFSSTFKKHTMLSPSNYQQLYQKS is encoded by the coding sequence ATGACCGACATCAGACGCTTTATTGATGCCTGTGACCATCCCGAAACAGCGACCCTACCCTACCGCAATGCGCTGGCCGAACTGATCACCCATGGCCTGCTGCGGGGCCTCTATCCCGGCGACGATCTGGGGCAGCCGACGGCAACCAAACTCGATATGGCGGCGATCATCGACTATATGGAAGATCATTTCAGTGACAAACTGACAGTCGCCGTGCTGGCTCGGAAGATGGGGCTGTCCCCCTCCCAATTCAGTCGCCGCTTTAAGCAGGAAACCGGTTCCGCGCCGATGGACTTTTTTTTAGCACTGCGCATCAAAAAGGCGCAAAAACTGCTACACAGCGGTTCAAAAAACATGACCGAAATTGCTCAGGATTGCGGTTTTGGCAGCACTGCCCATTTTTCATCCACTTTTAAAAAACATACCATGCTCAGTCCCAGCAACTATCAGCAGCTCTATCAAAAATCATAA
- a CDS encoding 3'-5' exonuclease family protein, whose product MNRFAVIDTETTWGDAVMSVGIVIADAVTFELIDKRYYILMPFKDHGGMYTDALYANGIKPDLECSREQAMADLTDFLSNHGATAMFAYNAAFDCRHLPELNHLDWYDIMKVAAYRQHNSSIPDCADCYGTGRLKRGYGVESIYRMLSKERQYCELHNALTDAIDELMIMKLLDHEIDKYTLARI is encoded by the coding sequence ATGAATAGATTCGCCGTAATTGATACGGAAACGACTTGGGGTGATGCGGTTATGTCCGTCGGGATTGTCATCGCCGATGCAGTGACCTTCGAGTTGATCGACAAACGGTATTACATCCTGATGCCGTTTAAGGATCATGGCGGGATGTACACCGACGCCCTCTATGCCAACGGCATCAAGCCTGACCTTGAGTGTTCTCGGGAACAGGCAATGGCCGATTTGACGGATTTTCTTTCAAATCATGGGGCCACGGCGATGTTTGCTTACAACGCCGCGTTTGACTGCCGTCATCTGCCCGAATTAAATCATCTTGATTGGTATGACATTATGAAGGTCGCGGCCTATCGACAGCATAATTCCAGCATCCCCGATTGTGCCGATTGTTACGGCACCGGCAGATTGAAGCGCGGCTACGGGGTCGAGAGCATCTACCGGATGTTAAGCAAAGAGCGTCAATATTGCGAGTTGCACAACGCTCTGACGGATGCAATCGATGAGTTGATGATTATGAAGTTACTTGACCACGAAATAGATAAATACACCTTAGCGAGGATATGA